A region of the Culex quinquefasciatus strain JHB chromosome 1, VPISU_Cqui_1.0_pri_paternal, whole genome shotgun sequence genome:
TTGGTGCGTCAGAGCCGCTGTTGGCTAAGCTGAACATTCGGGTGACGAAGGAGGAAGGGTCGCTGTTGAGGTTAATTTGGAATCTGTTGGGGATTTTTGTGAGTTTCTGAACATGTACGTGTAGAACTTTCAATCACTAGAGCTAGATTGACCACATTTACACGGGGGTGAAGTAAAGTGGAAACTATCAGGACATGCTGAACTGTGACCAGACTGCGCAGTTGATGGTGCACAGCTCGAAAATATATCCGACGGAAGATTGCACGTTCTTCCACATGTTGGCGCGGATTATGAGCGGGACGTTGCACGCCGGGCAGGAGGTCAGAGTTCTCATGGGCGAGGAAGATTCCCGTACGCTGTGGGTCGGGCGGTTGTGGATCTACGAGGTGCGTTAAAGGTCGAGTTGAACCACGTCCTCGCCGGGAATCGAGTTCCCATCGACTAGTGCATCGTCAAAACCTCGACCATAACCGATGTCAACATGAACGAGGACGTGTTTATCTTCGCTCAAGTTCAACACCCAGTCTATCATCAAGATAGCCGTCGAACCGGTCAACCCGTCGGAACTCCCGAAAATGTCTGCGCATGGTCAACAAATCTTACCAATTACTCTCGACTCGGGTGCATGAATCCGGCGAGCACGTTATTCTCGGCAATTGTGAACTCTACCTGGGCTGCGTGATGCACGACCTGCGCAAGATGTAATCCGAGATCCGATCCGGCGGTGGCCTTTTGCGAGAGTGTCGTCGAGACGAGTTCGCTCAAGTGTTTCGCCGAGACGCCCAACTAAATGATTGCAATTATTGCAAAACCGCTAGAGAAGGGCCTGGCCGAGGACGAGGCGAGTTCTTTCAGGTCAACTATGACTGGGAACTGCTCACATCACGATCGATCAAAATCGGACATCACCAGCCCAAACATCCTCGTCGATGACACGCTGTTCTTCGAAGCGGACAATACCCTGCTTGGCTCCGTCAAAAACTCCATCGTGCAAGACATTCAGTAGGGCTCGCGTGATGGACGACTCTGCGAGGAACCCATTCGGAACGTCAAGTTCAAAATTACCGACGAATCCGTCGCCCAGGAAAGTTCGACCCTGGAGGTCGCCAAATTATCCCAACCGCCCGCCGAGTCACCTACTCCGCTTTCTCCATAGCCACACCCCGCCTCATGGAATCGTATCACTTCGTCGAAGTGCAAGCCCCCGCCGATTGCGTTTCCTCCGTGTACACCGCTCTTGGCCGGCGACGTGGCCACGTCACCCTGGACGCGTCTCCGGTTCCCCGCCATCGATTCGTTTGGCTTGAAACCGACCTGCGAACGTACACCCAAGGCCAAGCCTTCTGCCTGTCCGTCTTTCACCACTGGCAGATCGTCCCCGGCGATCCGCTCGACAAGAGTATCGTCATCAACCCACTGGATAATCGTCCGAACCGACAGCACGCGCAACCTCGTCGACGAACTCTTCAACTATATCGGCAAGTTTCACTCGGTAGCCCTCGTCCACCCGTAGTCAATTCCGTCGAATTCCGCCAAACAAGATCCTCGGCTCAAA
Encoded here:
- the LOC119769103 gene encoding 116 kDa U5 small nuclear ribonucleoprotein component-like, translated to MLNCDQTAQLMVHSSKIYPTEDCTFFHMLARIMSGTLHAGQEVRVLMGEEDSRTLWVGRLWIYEVR